One window of Leifsonia sp. AK011 genomic DNA carries:
- the rocD gene encoding ornithine--oxo-acid transaminase — protein MTSLNQRRPLKGQLQTADPDVHLAHNYHPLPVVVASGEGAWVTDVTGRRYLDCLAAYSAVNFGHGHPALIAAAKEQLDRITLTSRAFHNDRLEPFAEALAQLAGKDMVLPMNTGAEAVESAVKVARAWGYRVKGVPQGQATIIVMDGNFHGRTTTIVSFSTDEQARADFGPFTPGFVVVPYGDAEALEAAIDKTTVAVLLEPIQGEAGILVPPADYLPAVREITRRRNVLMIADEIQSGLGRTGTTFACDRSGVVPDLYLLGKALGGGIVPVSAVVGNSDILGVLQPGEHGSTFGGNPLAAAVGHAVVELLATGEMQQRANELGERLHSGLNALIGHGVTAVRGAGLWAGVDIDPALATGREVCELLMDRGILVKDTHGSTIRFAPPIVVSEEDIDWAVAQLKEELELLATR, from the coding sequence ATGACGTCCCTCAACCAGCGGCGTCCCCTGAAGGGTCAGCTCCAGACAGCCGACCCCGACGTGCACCTCGCCCACAACTACCATCCCCTGCCGGTGGTCGTGGCGTCCGGCGAGGGAGCCTGGGTGACGGATGTCACCGGCCGCCGGTACCTCGATTGCCTCGCGGCGTACTCCGCGGTGAACTTCGGCCACGGACATCCCGCGCTCATCGCCGCAGCCAAGGAGCAACTCGATCGCATCACCCTCACGAGTCGTGCCTTCCACAACGACCGACTCGAGCCGTTCGCCGAGGCGCTCGCGCAGCTCGCCGGCAAGGACATGGTGCTGCCGATGAACACGGGTGCTGAGGCCGTCGAGTCCGCCGTGAAGGTCGCTCGGGCCTGGGGCTACCGGGTCAAGGGCGTGCCGCAGGGCCAGGCGACGATCATCGTGATGGACGGCAACTTCCATGGACGCACCACGACGATCGTGAGCTTCTCGACCGACGAACAGGCGCGCGCCGATTTCGGTCCGTTCACGCCCGGCTTCGTCGTCGTCCCCTACGGGGACGCGGAAGCACTCGAGGCCGCCATCGACAAGACGACGGTCGCGGTACTTCTCGAGCCGATCCAGGGCGAGGCGGGCATCCTCGTTCCGCCCGCCGACTACCTCCCGGCGGTGCGCGAGATCACGCGGCGCAGGAACGTGCTCATGATCGCCGACGAGATCCAGTCGGGCCTCGGCCGCACCGGCACGACCTTCGCGTGCGACCGCTCGGGAGTCGTGCCCGACCTCTACCTGCTCGGCAAGGCGCTCGGCGGCGGAATCGTGCCCGTGAGTGCCGTGGTCGGCAACTCCGACATCCTCGGGGTGCTCCAGCCGGGCGAGCACGGATCGACGTTCGGCGGCAACCCCCTCGCGGCGGCCGTCGGGCACGCCGTGGTTGAGCTGCTCGCGACCGGCGAGATGCAGCAGCGCGCGAACGAGCTCGGGGAGCGCCTGCACTCCGGATTGAACGCGCTCATCGGCCACGGGGTCACCGCCGTGCGCGGCGCAGGCCTCTGGGCGGGAGTGGACATCGACCCCGCCCTCGCGACCGGGCGGGAGGTGTGCGAGCTGCTCATGGATCGCGGCATCCTCGTCAAGGACACCCACGGTTCGACCATCCGTTTCGCCCCGCCGATCGTCGTCTCCGAGGAGGACATCGACTGGGCGGTCGCACAGCTCAAGGAGGAGCTCGAGCTTCTCGCGACACGCTGA
- a CDS encoding NAD(P)/FAD-dependent oxidoreductase: protein MPRAPVTTPTDDTRDVVVVGGGHNGLAAAAYLASAGKRVTVLERLGTVGGAAVSAQAFDGVDARLSRYSYLVSLLPGRIIRDLGLDIRLARRRYSSYTPDPARPGTGLLIDNADATATAAALGADDHAWNSFYSSTTRAAEVLFPTVTEPLLTRTEARAALGDDALWDWLVERPIGEAIEERFSGDVARGVALTDALIGTFAPNIDPALDGNRCFLYHVIGGGTGDWDVPVGGMGAVSGELARAARLAGAEILTDATVTAITPDGDVTFRHGDAERTLHATWVLANTAPAVLAGLLGDEIEVRPEGAQVKVNLLVKRLPRLLDSSVDPAAAFGGTFHINETWTQLDAAYRSAARGALPGPLPCEIYCHSLTDPSILSSELQAAGAQTLTVFGLHTPHRLVTEESNDALRAQLQQAVLDSLNSVLAEPINDLLLTDATGAPTIETKTTLDLEHALAMPGGNIFHGPLTWPFVEDDAELATPAQRWGVATRHPRILLCGSGAQRGGAVSAIGGHNAAMAVLESGD, encoded by the coding sequence ATGCCGAGGGCTCCGGTGACGACGCCAACTGACGACACCCGCGACGTCGTCGTCGTGGGCGGAGGGCACAACGGACTCGCCGCTGCCGCGTACCTCGCGAGCGCAGGCAAGCGCGTGACGGTGCTCGAGCGGTTGGGCACCGTCGGTGGGGCTGCGGTCTCCGCGCAGGCCTTCGACGGCGTGGATGCACGGCTGTCGCGGTACTCGTACCTCGTGTCGCTGCTTCCCGGTCGCATCATCCGTGACCTCGGTCTCGACATCCGCCTGGCCCGCCGGCGTTACTCGAGCTACACGCCCGACCCGGCGCGCCCCGGCACGGGCCTCCTCATCGACAACGCGGATGCCACGGCGACGGCCGCAGCGCTGGGCGCAGACGACCACGCCTGGAACTCGTTCTACTCGAGCACCACGCGAGCAGCGGAGGTGTTGTTCCCGACGGTGACGGAACCGCTGCTCACCCGCACCGAGGCGCGCGCGGCGCTCGGTGACGACGCCCTCTGGGACTGGCTCGTGGAGCGCCCGATCGGCGAGGCGATCGAGGAGCGCTTCAGCGGCGACGTCGCTCGCGGGGTGGCGCTGACCGACGCGCTCATCGGCACCTTCGCGCCGAACATCGATCCCGCGCTCGACGGCAACCGCTGCTTCCTGTACCACGTGATCGGCGGCGGCACGGGCGACTGGGATGTGCCGGTCGGCGGCATGGGCGCGGTCTCCGGCGAGCTTGCGCGGGCCGCCAGACTTGCTGGTGCGGAGATCCTCACCGATGCGACGGTCACCGCAATCACGCCTGACGGCGACGTCACCTTCCGCCACGGCGACGCCGAGCGCACCCTCCACGCGACGTGGGTGCTCGCGAACACCGCTCCCGCCGTCCTGGCCGGCCTCCTCGGTGACGAGATCGAGGTTCGGCCCGAGGGCGCGCAGGTCAAGGTCAACCTCCTCGTGAAACGCCTGCCGCGCCTGCTCGACTCGTCCGTCGACCCTGCCGCCGCGTTCGGCGGCACCTTCCACATCAACGAGACGTGGACGCAGCTGGATGCCGCATACCGGAGCGCCGCACGTGGAGCCCTGCCCGGTCCCCTGCCGTGTGAGATCTACTGCCACTCGCTCACGGATCCGAGCATCCTGTCGTCCGAACTGCAGGCCGCCGGCGCCCAGACCCTCACGGTGTTCGGCCTGCACACCCCGCATCGGCTCGTGACCGAGGAGAGCAACGACGCGCTGCGCGCCCAACTGCAGCAGGCCGTGCTCGACTCGTTGAACTCGGTCCTCGCCGAACCCATCAATGACCTGCTGCTCACGGATGCCACGGGCGCGCCCACGATCGAGACCAAGACGACCCTCGACCTGGAGCACGCCCTCGCGATGCCCGGCGGCAACATCTTCCACGGGCCCCTCACGTGGCCGTTCGTGGAGGACGATGCGGAGCTCGCGACACCGGCACAGCGGTGGGGGGTTGCGACGCGGCATCCGCGGATCCTGCTGTGCGGCTCTGGCGCCCAGCGCGGCGGTGCCGTGAGCGCGATCGGCGGGCACAACGCCGCCATGGCCGTGCTCGAGAGCGGCGACTAG
- a CDS encoding GntR family transcriptional regulator codes for MTDSWRRPATQSAITFEIDPQGAAPPFEQIKAQLVARVSEGELIAGTKLPAVRQLATDLGIAPNTVARAYRELEADGFVETRGRNGTVIKARPGDADALLQVAATEYAARAAALGVAPEQALAYVTAALRA; via the coding sequence GTGACCGATTCCTGGCGGCGACCGGCGACGCAGAGCGCCATCACCTTCGAGATCGACCCGCAGGGCGCCGCGCCGCCCTTCGAGCAGATCAAGGCGCAGCTCGTGGCCCGGGTCTCGGAGGGCGAGCTCATCGCCGGCACCAAGCTCCCGGCCGTGCGCCAGCTCGCGACCGACCTCGGCATCGCGCCGAATACCGTCGCGCGTGCCTACCGCGAGCTCGAAGCCGACGGCTTCGTCGAGACCCGCGGACGCAACGGCACCGTCATCAAGGCGCGACCCGGCGACGCGGATGCCCTCCTCCAGGTCGCGGCGACCGAGTACGCCGCGCGGGCCGCCGCCCTCGGGGTTGCCCCGGAGCAGGCGCTCGCGTACGTGACCGCGGCGCTGCGCGCCTAA
- a CDS encoding MarR family winged helix-turn-helix transcriptional regulator — translation MGAALDDEEVDVWRAFSLMRRQLDLTLERRLQADAGISSADFAVLVALQDEPSRRLRAGRIADLIGWEKSRVSHQLKRMEQRGLISRQECGDDARGVWIQLTTDGSRAVLAALRDHSDAIRENFFTLLTPEEQEILRSVSYRVLDRINPPICDSTDTDAEGSGDDAN, via the coding sequence ATGGGAGCCGCTCTCGACGACGAAGAGGTGGACGTCTGGCGCGCCTTCTCGCTCATGCGACGGCAGCTCGATCTGACCCTCGAGCGCAGGCTCCAGGCGGACGCGGGAATCTCCTCGGCCGACTTCGCCGTGCTCGTCGCCCTGCAAGACGAGCCCAGCCGCCGCCTTCGCGCCGGCCGCATCGCCGACCTCATCGGCTGGGAGAAGAGTCGCGTCTCCCACCAGCTCAAGCGCATGGAGCAGCGCGGCCTGATCTCCCGCCAGGAATGCGGCGACGACGCACGCGGCGTGTGGATCCAGTTGACCACGGACGGCAGCCGGGCCGTGCTGGCGGCCCTCCGCGATCATTCCGATGCCATTCGCGAGAACTTCTTCACGCTGCTCACTCCCGAGGAACAGGAGATCCTGCGGAGCGTCTCCTACCGTGTGCTCGACCGCATCAACCCGCCTATTTGTGATTCCACCGACACCGATGCCGAGGGCTCCGGTGACGACGCCAACTGA
- a CDS encoding Lrp/AsnC family transcriptional regulator has translation MDSLDHGIIDLLRQNARAGYADIGGVVGLSASAVKRRVDRLVADGVIRAFTIQVDPTVDGMGTEAYVELFCRGTVAPEELKRILTGVPEVVDAGTVTGSADAIVHMRSRDIASLELALERVRNAPNVDHTRSAIVLSRLIHRNHD, from the coding sequence ATGGACAGCCTCGATCACGGCATCATCGATCTCCTCCGCCAGAACGCCCGCGCGGGTTACGCGGATATCGGCGGCGTGGTGGGGCTCTCGGCCTCCGCCGTTAAGCGTCGCGTTGACCGGCTCGTGGCGGATGGAGTCATCCGTGCGTTCACGATCCAGGTCGACCCCACCGTCGACGGCATGGGCACAGAGGCCTACGTCGAGCTGTTCTGCCGCGGCACGGTTGCCCCCGAGGAGCTCAAGCGCATCCTCACGGGCGTGCCGGAGGTCGTGGATGCCGGTACCGTGACGGGTTCCGCGGATGCCATCGTGCACATGCGCTCCCGCGATATCGCCTCACTCGAGCTCGCGCTGGAACGCGTCAGGAACGCCCCGAACGTGGACCACACGCGCAGCGCGATCGTGCTGTCCCGTCTCATCCACCGCAATCACGACTAG
- a CDS encoding SRPBCC domain-containing protein — MGIQASGRVVRDESGLELIVERRVPLPAGETWDWLTASARLKKWIGPRRGRAVVGGTVDLTMTAEEGSPTSTLTLDACEPGERYTVAFGESADAWRITISLADLGTTTAVYLKQRLANARDAGSIGPGWEWYLDRMLAAIAGTEMPDFDEYLTVQRPYYERLAMDGDPVSWPPS; from the coding sequence ATGGGCATCCAGGCGAGCGGCAGGGTCGTGCGAGACGAGAGCGGCCTCGAGCTGATCGTCGAACGACGCGTGCCTCTGCCTGCGGGCGAGACATGGGACTGGCTCACGGCGTCCGCGCGACTGAAGAAGTGGATAGGGCCTCGCCGCGGCAGGGCAGTCGTCGGCGGTACCGTCGACCTGACCATGACCGCGGAGGAGGGCTCACCGACCTCGACCCTCACCCTTGATGCGTGCGAACCGGGCGAGCGCTACACAGTGGCGTTCGGCGAGAGCGCCGACGCCTGGCGCATCACGATCTCGCTCGCCGACCTCGGCACCACCACCGCCGTCTACCTCAAGCAGCGCCTCGCGAACGCGCGGGACGCCGGCAGCATCGGCCCTGGCTGGGAGTGGTACCTCGATCGGATGCTGGCCGCCATCGCCGGAACGGAAATGCCCGACTTCGACGAGTACCTCACCGTGCAGCGCCCCTACTACGAACGCCTCGCCATGGACGGCGACCCCGTCTCGTGGCCCCCGAGTTGA
- the ddaH gene encoding dimethylargininase, with protein MTMTEPAASPVQRTPSRKSVLMCRPEHFTVSYRINPWMHPEDPTSTATAVAQWEVLYRTYLDLGFDVQLIDPVEGLPDMVYAANGGFVLDGKAYGASFTYAERQPEGPAYMDWFAAQGYEVHRPVEVNEGEGDFLLVGDVILAGQGFRSASNSHQELASIFGREVVSLQLVNPSFYHLDTAIAVLDDGRGTAPANIAYLPAAFDEPSLEILRERYPDAILVTEEDAAVLGLNSFSDGYNVVIASRAKDFERQLRERGYNPIGVDLSELLLGGGGVKCCTLELRR; from the coding sequence ATGACCATGACTGAACCCGCAGCATCCCCCGTGCAGCGTACTCCCTCACGCAAGTCGGTACTCATGTGCCGCCCCGAGCACTTCACGGTGAGCTACCGGATCAACCCCTGGATGCACCCGGAGGACCCGACGAGCACCGCCACCGCGGTCGCCCAGTGGGAGGTGTTGTACCGCACCTACCTCGATCTCGGCTTCGACGTTCAGCTCATCGACCCCGTCGAGGGCCTGCCCGATATGGTCTACGCCGCAAACGGCGGATTCGTGCTCGACGGCAAGGCCTATGGCGCGAGTTTCACCTACGCCGAGCGTCAGCCGGAGGGCCCCGCCTATATGGACTGGTTCGCAGCCCAGGGCTATGAGGTGCACCGGCCGGTCGAGGTCAACGAGGGCGAGGGTGACTTCCTGCTCGTCGGCGACGTGATCCTCGCGGGCCAGGGCTTCCGCAGTGCGAGCAACAGCCACCAGGAGCTCGCGAGCATCTTCGGGCGCGAGGTCGTGTCCCTCCAGCTCGTCAACCCCAGCTTCTACCACCTCGACACCGCGATCGCGGTGCTCGATGACGGCCGCGGCACTGCACCGGCCAACATTGCCTACCTTCCGGCCGCGTTCGACGAGCCGTCGCTCGAGATCCTGCGCGAGCGCTACCCCGATGCGATCCTCGTCACGGAAGAGGATGCCGCGGTGCTCGGGCTGAACTCGTTCAGCGACGGCTACAACGTCGTGATCGCTTCGCGCGCCAAGGACTTCGAGCGCCAGCTGCGCGAGCGCGGCTACAACCCCATAGGCGTGGACCTCTCCGAGCTCCTGCTCGGCGGCGGCGGTGTCAAGTGCTGCACCCTGGAACTGCGCCGATGA
- a CDS encoding bifunctional proline dehydrogenase/L-glutamate gamma-semialdehyde dehydrogenase: protein MHPELHDETISTVQRWLRESSKEKSDAAGERLAGLLKDPRGLEFALGFVDSVVRPEDLRVAGRNLEKLSRRIPAFLPWYLRAAILLGGGFAPILPWPIVPIARWALRDMVSHLVIDATPSRLDKSLARLRASGRDLNINLLGEAVLGEREATRRLDRTRELLERDDVDYVSIKVSSIAAQLNGWVFDETVDYVVERLTPLYEYAAGVVKSGRKAKFINLDMEEYRDLGLTIAVFQRLLDKPLLRNLEAGIVLQAYLPDALGALQGLTEWATRRHAEGGAGIKVRVVKGANLAMERVDARMHGWPLATWDTKVDTDASFKRVLDWALTPEHTDAVRIGVASHNLFDVAWSWLLAQQRGVESRVEFEMLLGMATAQSEVVRRDVGGLRLYTPVVHPSEFDSAISYLIRRLEENASPENIMSGLFELATSQDVFEREAGRFSASLERMGELELGPRRTQDRASVLEIAPETGFENEADTDSSLAANRDWGVRILARSADSRLGADTISAALVQDAETLEQRIALAERAGEAWGATPGADRARLLHDAGDVLAAFRGRLIEVMASETGKTLAEADVEVSETVDFAHYYAERAVELDAIEDATYIPPRLTVVAPPWNFPVAIPAGSVLAALAAGSAVVIKPAPQARRSGAVMVEALWEAGISRELVTLVDVEEGDLGRQLIAHPRVDRVILTGAYETAALFRSWRPDLPLLAETSGKNAIIVTPTADLDLAVGDIVRSAFGHAGQKCSAASLVILVGSVARSERFQRQLVDAVRTLHVGYPQDPTSVVGPLIEAPTGKLLRGLTQLGEGESWLVEPRALDDSGRLWSPGVRTGVQAGSEFHRTEYFGPILGVMTARTLDEAIDLQNGSDYGLTAGIHSLDPAEVSRWLDRVQAGNLYVNRGITGAIVQRQPFGGWKRSTVGTGAKAGGPNYVLTLGRWESIEKEPVANITLKGVSASVAEVIRHGQTGLDFPEFDRVRRAAQSDERAWASELGVARDVSNLGVERNVLRYRPAEVTLRLSEGESLGHLVRLIAAASRAGALVTISSALPLPAALVQSFSTANPSARVRDVAIETDAAFLARAPRLTGRVRLVGGDARALAEATGGSPDVAIYAGPVTTEGRIELLPFLREQSVTVTAHRFGNPDRAMISLEI from the coding sequence ATGCATCCCGAGCTTCACGACGAAACCATCAGCACTGTCCAGCGCTGGCTGCGCGAGTCGTCGAAGGAGAAATCGGATGCCGCGGGCGAGCGCCTCGCCGGACTCCTCAAGGATCCCCGGGGCCTCGAGTTCGCCCTCGGCTTCGTGGACTCCGTCGTGCGCCCCGAGGACCTTCGCGTCGCCGGTCGCAACCTGGAGAAGCTGAGCCGTCGCATCCCGGCGTTCCTGCCCTGGTACCTGCGCGCCGCCATCCTCCTCGGCGGCGGTTTCGCGCCGATCCTGCCCTGGCCGATCGTTCCGATCGCGCGCTGGGCGCTGCGCGACATGGTCTCGCACCTCGTGATCGACGCGACGCCCTCCCGGCTCGACAAATCGCTCGCTCGCCTTCGCGCGAGTGGGCGCGACCTCAACATCAACCTCCTCGGCGAAGCCGTGCTGGGTGAGCGCGAGGCCACCCGCCGTCTCGACCGCACTCGCGAACTCCTCGAACGCGACGACGTCGACTACGTGTCGATCAAGGTGTCGTCCATCGCGGCCCAGCTCAACGGGTGGGTATTCGACGAGACCGTCGACTACGTCGTCGAACGGCTGACGCCGCTCTACGAGTACGCGGCTGGCGTTGTGAAGAGCGGCCGCAAGGCGAAGTTCATCAACCTCGACATGGAGGAGTACCGCGACCTCGGACTCACCATCGCGGTCTTCCAGCGTCTCCTCGACAAGCCGCTGCTGCGCAACCTCGAGGCGGGCATCGTTCTGCAGGCCTACCTTCCGGATGCACTCGGCGCCTTGCAGGGCCTCACGGAGTGGGCCACTCGTCGCCACGCTGAGGGTGGCGCCGGCATCAAGGTGCGTGTCGTCAAGGGTGCCAACCTCGCCATGGAGCGGGTCGACGCGCGCATGCACGGCTGGCCGCTCGCGACCTGGGACACCAAGGTCGACACCGATGCGAGCTTCAAGCGCGTGCTCGACTGGGCGCTCACGCCGGAGCACACCGACGCCGTGCGCATCGGCGTCGCGAGCCACAACCTCTTCGACGTTGCCTGGTCGTGGCTGCTCGCCCAGCAGCGCGGCGTCGAGTCACGCGTCGAGTTCGAGATGCTCCTCGGTATGGCCACCGCACAGTCGGAGGTCGTGAGGCGGGATGTCGGTGGGCTCCGCCTGTACACGCCGGTCGTGCATCCGTCGGAGTTCGACTCGGCCATCAGCTACCTGATCCGTCGCCTCGAGGAGAACGCGTCCCCCGAGAACATCATGTCCGGGCTGTTCGAGCTGGCCACCTCGCAGGACGTGTTCGAGCGGGAGGCCGGTCGGTTCAGCGCCTCGCTCGAGCGCATGGGCGAGCTCGAGCTCGGCCCGCGCCGAACCCAGGATCGGGCATCCGTTCTCGAGATCGCTCCCGAGACCGGGTTCGAGAACGAGGCAGACACCGACTCGTCCCTCGCGGCCAACCGTGACTGGGGCGTGCGCATTCTCGCCCGCAGCGCGGACTCGCGCCTCGGTGCCGACACGATCTCCGCAGCACTCGTGCAGGATGCCGAGACCCTCGAGCAGCGCATCGCCCTGGCCGAACGTGCCGGCGAAGCGTGGGGTGCAACTCCCGGCGCCGATCGCGCGCGGCTGTTGCACGACGCCGGTGACGTGCTCGCGGCCTTCCGCGGCCGACTCATCGAGGTGATGGCGAGTGAGACCGGCAAGACCCTCGCCGAGGCAGACGTCGAGGTCAGCGAAACGGTGGACTTCGCCCATTACTACGCAGAGCGTGCCGTCGAGCTGGACGCGATCGAGGATGCCACGTACATCCCGCCGCGTCTCACCGTGGTGGCCCCGCCCTGGAACTTCCCCGTCGCGATCCCTGCCGGGTCCGTGCTGGCGGCGCTCGCCGCAGGGTCGGCCGTCGTGATCAAGCCGGCACCTCAGGCCCGCCGCAGTGGGGCCGTCATGGTCGAGGCGCTCTGGGAGGCTGGCATCTCGCGCGAACTCGTCACACTCGTCGACGTGGAGGAGGGTGACCTCGGTCGCCAGCTCATCGCCCACCCGCGCGTGGACCGTGTGATCCTCACGGGCGCGTACGAGACCGCGGCGCTGTTCCGGTCATGGCGCCCCGACCTGCCGCTGCTCGCCGAGACGAGCGGCAAGAACGCCATCATCGTGACGCCGACCGCAGACCTCGACCTCGCGGTCGGCGATATCGTGCGCAGCGCGTTCGGCCATGCCGGGCAGAAGTGCTCGGCCGCCTCGCTCGTGATCCTGGTCGGCTCCGTCGCGCGCAGTGAGCGGTTCCAGCGCCAGCTCGTCGACGCTGTGCGCACCCTCCACGTTGGCTACCCGCAGGACCCGACCTCGGTCGTCGGCCCCCTCATCGAGGCGCCGACGGGCAAGCTCCTGCGTGGCCTCACCCAGCTGGGCGAGGGCGAGAGCTGGCTTGTCGAGCCGCGCGCGCTCGACGACAGTGGTCGCCTGTGGTCGCCGGGCGTTCGCACCGGAGTCCAGGCTGGCAGCGAGTTCCACCGCACCGAGTACTTCGGTCCCATCCTCGGAGTGATGACGGCGCGCACCCTCGACGAGGCGATCGACCTCCAGAACGGGAGCGACTACGGCCTCACGGCGGGCATCCACTCGCTCGATCCCGCCGAGGTCTCCCGCTGGCTCGACCGTGTCCAGGCCGGCAACCTCTACGTCAACCGCGGAATCACGGGCGCGATCGTGCAGCGCCAGCCGTTCGGCGGCTGGAAGCGCTCAACCGTCGGAACGGGCGCCAAGGCCGGCGGACCCAACTACGTGCTCACTCTCGGCCGGTGGGAGTCCATCGAGAAGGAGCCCGTCGCCAACATCACGCTCAAGGGTGTCTCCGCGAGTGTCGCCGAGGTCATCCGCCACGGCCAGACCGGCCTCGACTTCCCCGAGTTCGATCGCGTGCGCCGTGCCGCCCAGAGCGACGAGAGGGCCTGGGCGTCCGAGCTCGGTGTCGCCAGGGATGTCTCGAACCTCGGCGTCGAACGGAACGTGCTGCGCTACCGACCAGCCGAAGTGACGCTGCGGCTGTCTGAGGGGGAGTCGCTCGGGCACCTCGTGCGACTCATCGCCGCGGCATCCCGCGCGGGCGCGCTCGTCACGATCAGCTCTGCACTGCCGCTCCCCGCGGCCCTCGTGCAGTCCTTCTCGACGGCGAACCCGTCAGCACGGGTGCGCGACGTCGCGATCGAGACGGATGCCGCGTTCCTCGCGCGTGCGCCCCGCCTCACCGGTCGCGTGCGTCTCGTCGGCGGCGATGCCAGGGCTCTTGCGGAGGCCACGGGCGGATCACCCGACGTGGCGATTTATGCGGGGCCCGTGACGACAGAGGGCCGCATCGAGCTCCTGCCGTTCCTGCGCGAGCAGTCGGTCACGGTCACCGCGCACCGTTTCGGCAACCCCGACCGGGCGATGATCTCGCTCGAGATCTAG
- a CDS encoding TetR/AcrR family transcriptional regulator, with amino-acid sequence MDGSAQVPNDGMPVPGSRAHDLLLKVLAHIRAEGRVDLSLRQLAQGAGTSHRMLGYYFGTREQLLGYVMRQLSIEYIAQFGGRRPASRAEAIRWTWEQFRDPNNRLQTQLLFTLSNAAAENPDLEISALNSDLDTFAAGLTALGMHEGLDAERATREGRLIVATLLGLYLDFFITRGSTRVDDSYRTLIEWVERSSASA; translated from the coding sequence GTGGATGGCTCGGCACAGGTACCGAACGACGGGATGCCTGTTCCCGGAAGCCGCGCCCACGACCTGCTCCTGAAGGTGCTCGCCCATATCCGTGCCGAGGGCCGCGTCGACCTCTCGCTCCGACAGCTGGCCCAGGGCGCAGGCACAAGCCACCGCATGCTCGGCTACTACTTCGGAACGCGCGAGCAACTCCTCGGCTACGTGATGCGGCAGCTGAGCATCGAGTACATCGCGCAATTCGGCGGACGCCGCCCCGCGAGTCGAGCGGAGGCCATCCGCTGGACGTGGGAACAGTTCCGCGACCCCAACAACCGCCTCCAGACGCAGCTGCTCTTCACGCTCTCGAACGCCGCGGCCGAGAACCCCGATCTCGAGATCTCGGCGCTCAACTCCGACCTCGACACCTTCGCGGCGGGTCTCACAGCGCTCGGAATGCACGAGGGCCTCGACGCCGAGCGTGCGACCCGCGAGGGGCGCCTTATCGTCGCCACCCTGCTCGGCCTCTACCTCGACTTCTTCATCACGCGCGGATCGACCCGGGTGGATGACAGCTACCGCACCCTCATCGAGTGGGTGGAGCGGAGCTCGGCCTCGGCTTAG
- a CDS encoding NADPH-dependent FMN reductase yields the protein MSELRIGIILGSTRPGRNGAQVADWVLEQATKRDGVVYELVDIADFNLPHLDEAIPASQGLYANEHTRAWAETIASYDGFVMVTPEYNHSTSGALKNAIDFIYGEWNNKAVGFVSYGAAASGARAVEHLRLIVGELQMADVRQQVGISLHTDFENYTTMKPVPHHEAPLATMLDQLESWSGALRTVRVASESLAA from the coding sequence ATGTCAGAGCTCAGAATCGGAATCATCCTTGGCAGCACACGCCCAGGTCGGAACGGTGCGCAGGTCGCCGACTGGGTGCTCGAGCAGGCCACCAAGCGTGATGGTGTCGTGTACGAACTCGTCGACATCGCCGACTTCAACCTCCCGCACCTCGACGAGGCCATCCCCGCCTCGCAGGGCCTCTACGCCAACGAGCACACCCGTGCCTGGGCAGAGACGATCGCGTCGTACGACGGCTTCGTCATGGTCACGCCCGAGTACAACCACTCGACCTCCGGCGCGCTCAAGAACGCCATCGACTTCATCTACGGCGAGTGGAACAACAAGGCCGTCGGCTTCGTCAGCTACGGCGCCGCCGCGAGCGGTGCCCGTGCCGTCGAGCACCTCCGCCTCATCGTCGGTGAGCTGCAGATGGCGGATGTGCGCCAGCAGGTGGGCATCTCGCTCCACACGGACTTCGAGAACTACACGACCATGAAGCCGGTCCCCCACCACGAGGCGCCCCTCGCGACGATGCTCGACCAGCTCGAGTCGTGGTCCGGCGCGCTGCGCACCGTGCGCGTGGCTAGCGAATCCCTCGCTGCCTAG